The genomic stretch CTGCACCAGGTGGCCGCCGAGGCGGCTGTTGAGTGCGGCGGCGCGTTCCAGGTTGACCGCGTCGCCGGCCCGCAGTGTGCCCAGCGCCGTACGCCGGAGCGTCTCGCCCATCACGTCGGCGGTGAACACCCCGCCGTCGACCTCCACCACGGTCAGGCAGACGCCGTTGACCGCGATCGAGTCGCCGTGCCGGGCGTCGGAGGTGACCAACGGGCCACGTACGGCGACGGTGGCCGAGTCCTGCGCCGTCGGGGTGATCCCGACGACCTCGCCCAGTTCCTCGACGATGCCGGTGAACATGCCTAGCCCTCCCTCTTTCGGGGCATCGCGGTGATCCGCAGGTCGGGACCGATCTGCGTAACGTCGGTGAGTTCCAGGTCGATGGCCTCGGCGATGGTGCTCACCCCTGCGTCGACCAGAGCGGCGGGTCCGGCGCCGAGCAGCCGGGGCGCGAGGTAGCCGACGACCCGGTCGACCAGGCCGGCGGCCAGGAACGCCCCGGCCAGTCGCGGGCCGCCCTCCAGCAGCACGGCGCGTACCCCGCGCCCGTGCAGCGCGGCCATCAACGCGAACAGGTCCACGCCGCCGTCCGGGCCTGCGCCCACCTCGGCGGTGGTGGCGATCCAGGTCCGGGCCGCGCCGTCGCGGACCAGAGCGTCGGCCGGGGTACGCCCCGCCGAGTCGACCACCACCCGCAGCGGCTGCCGGATGGCGAGGCTGCCGTCGCGCAGGTTGCGGACGGTGAGCCGGGGGTCGTCGGCGAGCACGGTGCCGACGCCGACGACCACCGCGTCGACGGTGGCGCGCAGCGCGTGCACGTCCATCCGGGCCGCCTCGGACGTGATCCACATGCTGGTGCCGTCGGCCGCCGCGGAGCGGCCGTCCAGCGTCGCCGCGTACTTCCAGATGACGAAGGGCCAGCCCCGGCGCATGGCGGTCAGCCAGGCGATGTTGCCGTTCTCCGCCTCGGTGCCGCGTACCCCCAGGTCGACCCGGACCCCGGCGGCCCGCAGGGTGGCCGCGCCGCCGGTGGCGACCGGGTTGGGGTCCGGTACCGCGATCACCACCCGGGCGACCCCGGCCTGGACCAGCGCGGCACTACAGGGGCCGGTGCGGCCGGTGTGGTCGCAGGGTTCCAGGGTGACGACCGCGGTGCCGCCCTGGGCCCGCCGCCCGGCCTGCGCCAGCGCGACGATCTCGGCGTGCGGACCGCCGGCGTACGCGTGGAAGCCCTCGCCGGCCACCTCGCCGTCGGCGTCGAGCAGGACACAGCCGACGACCGGGTTCGGACTGGTCGTACCGAGCCCGCGCGCCGCGAGCTCGATCGCGCGACGCATCGCCTCGTCGACGGAGACGCTCGCCATCACCTGGCCCTGCCCTCTCGCTCTACTCGCGCGGGCAGGAAGAGCGACTCGCGAGCAGGCGGCGCAGATCCGGGGACGGCAGAGCCGACCCGGCAGACGGTGTGCACGCCGAGAACCCGGCGAACCACACGCCCGTGCCGTCCCGCGCGCTGTCTCCCATCCGGACTGTCTGGGTGCGGTCCTGCCGCTCCCAACCGTCGGCCCCGGATTCTCACCAGGTCCACCGGGCGGACGAACCGCTCCCGGGTCGCGGGCTTACCACGGTCGGACCGTGGATCACCGCCGGTTCGGAATTACACCGAGTCCCGCCAGCGCGTGGTGGGTACTGAGGGAAGTCTTACACGCTTCGCCGGGTATTGCGCCACCCCGGCGAGCTACTTCACATGTCGGTGACCGGGATCGGCGACGCCCCGGCGGCGGTCCACCGCCACGTACGATCCGGGTTGACTCTTGGCCACGGTCTTCATCTCGGAGGCGATGGTCATCGCCTCCAGGGGGTCGGTGAGGCGTTTGTCCCGGTCCGAGACGGAGACCCCGATGGAGAGCGTGACCAGCGCGGCCCGGCGGATGTTGCCCCGCCGATCCTTCAGCTCCACGTAGCCGCGTTCCCGGTCGGTCGGGTCGTAGAGCGCGTCCGCGGCCTTCTCGAAGTCCGCCGACACCCGGGAGGTGAGCGGCAGGACCTGTTCCGGGGTGCAGACGAAGACGAAGTCGTCGCCGCCGACGTGACCGAGGAAGGCCGGGGGCAGCGCGACCGAGACCACCGCCCGGTGCAGGCTGCGGGCCAGCGCCGAGATGAAGCCGTCGCCCCGGGAGAAGCCGTACCGGTCGTTGACGCTCTTGAACCGGTCGACGTCGATGTAGCCGACGGCGTAGTCCGAGCCGACCCGGATCCGGTCGGCGATCTCCCGCCGGATCCGGGTGTTGCCGGGCAACCCGGTCAGCGGGGACACCTCGCGGAACTCCTTGTTGCGCCGCAGCGTGGAGCTGACCCGGGCGACCAGCTCGGCGGTGTCGAACGGCTTGACCAGGTAGTCGTCGGCACCGGCGCTGAGCCCGTGGACCTTGTCCACGGTCATCCCCTTGGCAGTCAGCATGATCACCGGCAGTGCGGCGGTCATCGGGTCGGCGCGCAACCGTCGGGTCAGTTCCAGCCCGTCCACCCGCGGCATCATCAGGTCCACCACGGCCAGGTCGGGCCGCTGCTGCTCGATCATGTCGAGCGCCTCCTGACCGTCGCCGGCGAGCACCACCTCGAAGCCGTGCAGGCGCAGGTTCACCTCGACGAAACGGGCGATGTCCCGGTCGTCGTCGACGACCAGGATCATGTCCTTGTGTTCCCCCGCCGGCT from Micromonospora craniellae encodes the following:
- the ribD gene encoding bifunctional diaminohydroxyphosphoribosylaminopyrimidine deaminase/5-amino-6-(5-phosphoribosylamino)uracil reductase RibD translates to MASVSVDEAMRRAIELAARGLGTTSPNPVVGCVLLDADGEVAGEGFHAYAGGPHAEIVALAQAGRRAQGGTAVVTLEPCDHTGRTGPCSAALVQAGVARVVIAVPDPNPVATGGAATLRAAGVRVDLGVRGTEAENGNIAWLTAMRRGWPFVIWKYAATLDGRSAAADGTSMWITSEAARMDVHALRATVDAVVVGVGTVLADDPRLTVRNLRDGSLAIRQPLRVVVDSAGRTPADALVRDGAARTWIATTAEVGAGPDGGVDLFALMAALHGRGVRAVLLEGGPRLAGAFLAAGLVDRVVGYLAPRLLGAGPAALVDAGVSTIAEAIDLELTDVTQIGPDLRITAMPRKREG
- a CDS encoding response regulator, with protein sequence MILVVDDDRDIARFVEVNLRLHGFEVVLAGDGQEALDMIEQQRPDLAVVDLMMPRVDGLELTRRLRADPMTAALPVIMLTAKGMTVDKVHGLSAGADDYLVKPFDTAELVARVSSTLRRNKEFREVSPLTGLPGNTRIRREIADRIRVGSDYAVGYIDVDRFKSVNDRYGFSRGDGFISALARSLHRAVVSVALPPAFLGHVGGDDFVFVCTPEQVLPLTSRVSADFEKAADALYDPTDRERGYVELKDRRGNIRRAALVTLSIGVSVSDRDKRLTDPLEAMTIASEMKTVAKSQPGSYVAVDRRRGVADPGHRHVK